From the genome of Tenrec ecaudatus isolate mTenEca1 chromosome 1, mTenEca1.hap1, whole genome shotgun sequence:
gaagagatcatccatcctggattcctgttccttcttcttcTAAGTCTCCTTTTGTTTCTGTGTGTCCTTCCTTTCTGTCTCTACTCAGAGCACAAAAGGTGGGGACTCTGGAACGTTCCCGACTGCCAGGGAGTGGGGGGAACGTGCATTGGTGGGCAGACTCCTCAGAGCTAttggcaccaggcctggggtgctggcCCTTATTTCAGGGTGGTGGGCTGAGGGGAACGTGCCAAGGCAGGGGgattagataaaataggtgggggtGAGGCAACTCTCTGGAGGCACAGACACCCCTTCCTGTCCCTGGCCTGCACCCTCAACTGGGTGATGAGTGCAACACAGTCGTGGTGGAGAGGGGTCCTCCCAGCCATGGGTGGCAGGAGAAGGCCCCACACCCACCAACGCCCTCTATTATCAACTGCCAACAAAGCATCTGTCCAGCTGGATGTGCGGAGAGTTGAGCAGGAAGCAGAAGGCTGGTGACTGCGGGGCTGTCTGAGTGGAGGTAGGAGGAGAGGGCTCCCTGCCGAGTCTGTCTGGTCCTTcctagagaagccctggtggagtagtggttcttcgctgggctgctaacctccacgtcagctgttccaaaccaccagcctctcagtgggagaaagaggaggttttaccTCCAATAAAGCAGAAACcgtgggggcagctctaccctgttctccagggtcactgtgagtcggaatcaacgtgctggcagtgagtttgggttttgtcccTCTGGGAGAGAGCAAGGTGTGGATCATGGCCCATCCCACCAGTAGGCTGGCACAGAcagaaccccccaccccctcttcttcttcttcttccagtttattgggagctctaCAGATACTGTAACAATCCATCGttcattagatcaagcatgattgtacaactgttgccaccatcattttcaaagcattttctttcttctgacatcttgtggtatcagctccccttcatccccgtcctcccgctcccccctcaaGAACCTttgttattatattaaatattattgttgctgttatccccaccccacccctggtatcttacaccgtccaataTATACATCCAGTGCTGACAACCCCCATCCTCAGGTACCTGGAAGTCCTTCCTCCCCCAGGAGCTCTGTGACTCCAGGACCAGGCGGCCACTTGCTGCCCCCTGCAGGAAGGACGGGGTAAGGCAGCTACCATGCCTGCTTGGAGCTGCAGGCTCTAGATTCTCTCCTCCCCACCAGGAACCCTCCCTGGCACAATCTAGCCGGTCGTTGTTCAAATGAAGGAGCACAGGGCACATATCTTTGGGTCCTGCTATTTTTATGCTACGTACTCAAATCACGTGGGCATGTTGGCCAGGGTTTCTGGATGTGGAGCAGGCGGGTTGCCAAGGATCAGGATAGCCTGGAAGGCACAGGACTTAAACCTTCAACACTTTactgtctgtcagtttgatggCGCTGCAGTGCCTTCCATGTTGCTCGGAGGCGGGGAGCTGGGCTACCGGGatttcaaatgccagaagggtGATCCGTGGTGGAAAAAACCCATGCATCTCAGCAGAACCTTGTCCCTTCGCCTGCAGGAAGACACGCAGTGCCGAAGCAATGTGCACGTCATCCACTGATGCACTGTGCAGGACCAGACTCCACAGCTGAAGGCCCCAAGGCGCAgctgtgtaattgaagggtaaattaaagaaacatcagacaaggcacgcaagggctcacctcttccatgagGTCTGGACCCGGAGATTGAGCTCATGTATTTTCCAACAGGCTTATATACTTGTGTGCACAGAAATGGTTTAATGGAAACCTaactgactgtgttagtctgggttgactagagaaacagattcatagacattgctgtgtagaagagagagctttatgtcatAGAGCAActgcatattgagaaaatatcccagcccagtcccgatcaagtccataagtctgatattagcccatatgtctgataccagtctataaattcctcttcagactcacgcagcacatgcaatgatgccgaatgcaggaagatcacaggccagttggtggaaggttctgtgcgtccagtggcaatggacgcacctccagggctttggctgccatcagtgtggctccatgtagcttgtccataggactgtgtagcagagagagtgtcctgcctccaaagaggaagagaggaagtcccagaatcctcgtgagaaggccacgcccacaaggagggatcacctgtgacctgattggcaggctagactccagcccttcattactacacttgatcttagccaaaaggccgagaagcgatcctTCATTACTATTTatcaagaggacatggaataatgTGAGTTCCACACGGACTGCCTAAATGTTCAGAAATCACGACAACATCCCATCATTTCTGTTTTTCAGATAGAGACCCAGAAAATGCTTTCTTCTGACACGAGGTTCTTTCATCCATCGTGGCCTTGTTAGGGTTCTTCCTGGCGTTGGGTACGTCAGGACTTTAGTCGTTCTTATTGCTGAGTCGTTTTGTTGCTCATGCTTTGTGCTCCATACTAACCTAatagttggcagtttgagcccacccaggggccgaggaagaaaggcctggtgatctgcttccctaaagattctaGTCAAGAACCCCCATGGAGTCAAGCTACTTTAACACATGGAATGTCCATGCGTTAGAACCAAATCGACAGGAAGTTTCTTCTTCTTTGGGGGCTTGTTATTGGGTTATGAAGGCATGAGGGTTTTGTGATCCAATTCTATATGTGGGAGACCTCGGTTTGCTTCCTGGCCAATGGAGTCACTACCAGTCTATCCGTGAAGGCTTctttattgctgtgatgctgggctgTTTTCAGCAGGGACGGggctttttgctcccatgaagagttacagtctgggaacctcaaagggggcaggtctaccctgtcctagagggtcgctatgagtgggcatcgattcaatagcagtgtgtttggtttcagTTCAGGGGTTCTAGGTGAAGATGaagtaggaagaaagggctggcaattgCTTTCTGAATAAAACAGCCCATGAAAACCCTCTGGCTCCAATGGCCCTACCTGAAACCGATTGTGGGGACACAGCAGGGTCAGACAGCATTTCATTCCaggtggtcactgtgagtcaccaaCCGACTAAGCAGTTCACAGCAGTCTCACTGATCTGTGTAAGGCCCCTTTTCCTGCCGCCCGCAGCTCTCCCCTTCACGAACCGCCTTGTAGCTCCCACAGCAGAAGACAGGCCCCCACCCAATGACCCTCCTCCAATGCCCTGTTGCCCTGTGGCTGAATGAACCCCTTCTGAGTGACGGCCATACTACTGGTCCCGGGTCTTGGGAACCCCACACACAACAGACTGAAATGTCCCCAATCCTGCAGCTTCCTCACCACCAGGAACATGCTGTAGCCCCCGGCTGCCCCTACGATGGTTCCCGTCACTGCCCCTGGAGCAGTGAAGCCAAAGCCACCAACTTCAAGTtcaagaggaaaagagaaatggATAGAGGGGGACACCAGCAGTGAGCCCGCCAGCAGCGCAGGCGGGTGGTCTGGGCTGAGTCACACTTGTCCCCAAAATACCTAGAGTGTGTCGAGTTGTACCCTGGATTCATTCCAAGGTACAGTGTCACATACTGTCCCCCACTCAAGTCACCAGATAATCACAAGATGCAAATGTCCACCACAATCATCACAAGACAGAAGAGCATTTATGAGGCACACCAGAAATCTGTGATTTCCGAACAACCCTCCAGGGAGAATGGTCCAGATGCTACACGCAATATGAAGGGTACCGCCCCCAATACCCTGAATTTTTTCcagagctatgtatttaagttGTTAACAAAACGAACTCAACGTAcactccatgacacttaatgcatttgtcaaatctgcgattccgttcttggaaacatattttagactcatctgtttggctggctgacagcacctctctcgtttttttttttcttcacctcttcgacgccatcaaatcgctgccctttcatgtccctctgcgttcttgaaagcaaaaagaagtcacatggagcaaagtgaggtgagtcaggtgcgtggggcaagataggcatgctggttttttggtttttgtttttgccaaaaactggtgcactgagatagctgcgtgatcgggtgcattgtcatggtggcaaaaactggcccccatctgccacaaagcaaGCTCTTTTTTGGTTgcgcactgttatgcaatcttttcagaaccgctAAATagaaaactggatgaacagcctgacctggtagaatggacTCCAAATGCGCTATCTCCTTCACATCCAAAAAACAAAGAAGCatggtcttgatctttgatttcacttaatGAGCTTTTGGGGGCGaggcgatgatgatgatgatgatgatggcgtGTTTGCTTCCAGGGTCATAAGAGTAACACCATGTCTTCTCACTAGTAATGACCtttggtgtgggaaacagaaagatttctcccaagtcgtctcccccacatagatgttagacttaggacactgcttgcagcggatggtaaatgattgtcaagggacctccctgaaggcagtcagttgccagactactgtctgggtccaccacaggtagggcctccccctccctgctgataaggacaatgggctatttctccctaaaggcttgtgaccattagtctggttcccagtaggtggggtttacaccctactgataccggtttccatggagatccagagaacaggtcaaacctgctcagtgacatccaaagttaggctgccatcctgatctgcccttcttgtcacatgtgtaacccaatccctccccttccttttaTGTGTATATCCCtaaattgtccccctctcattgctgtataacctatagtgcaacccctttctgtgatgtatgtcttcacctataattagggggcttgtatgCCCCCGCAAAGGTATAtaaacctgggttagcaataaagattccccttggcttctcatcagctccctctcctcccctgttccctttccccttgtcctccttgccctccccctctctcctgccctctggtctcccatttccacgtggaccaccaagtgaggctgaggtgagcatgctatcatgaaatgtgcctgactccattatttcaatctctcttctatctctcatgctctctgtgactttattataatctttatatatattttaaccatacaattgcgcctatcgAACCCGCGATTGGTTGTGGGGGGGGAAGTCTGGGTCCCTTCGGAGCCGTTCTTTCAAAGGAAGGCATGTTTCCactgatgctctttttcctggtcagtcagagcctgaggcacacatttcatagcgatccttctcattcccaaatctcctGTTAAAGTTCGCTGAGCCGAGCTCCAAGAGAGTTCAGCTAattcccccatctcttcaatggtccctcGTCGTTGGTTTTCGTGCACAAGTCCATGGATTTTGTCAACATCTGCGTCCGCTGGGAAGCTGATGggcatccagaatgaggtctgtCATCCATCAACCTTTCACTTTTTTTgagatgagaaaaccacttgtgcacttgagtttttccatcgTGCTGTCTTGGaacctgtgctcaacatcacaacagtttctgcggcattttttccTGAGTAAGAAACAAACCTTCACAGCCGCACGCtactctcttaaatcagccatcataaaAAATGAGTTTCAAATGAAACTGCGTTCATGAAAAcgttcactgtgaccacagagaaccttcccaggcgacgctactgggtgcactaatccagagtgagttgctggatgctggcctagcaacaacaacaacaaaaaaaaaaagtggagcaTTTTTTTCAGCCTTTCTGCGCAGCCCCTCGTATTGTCTCCATGTTGGCATAATGAAATCGATTCAGACAGTGGTTGCAACGATGGGCTGACTCACACCTGTCAGtcactgtgaggctggtgcaggaccaggcagtgtgtcacgCTGTTAGTTGTGCAGCATCACTATTAGTTGAAACAGACTCTGAGGTGCCTCCCAACCACCAGGTGCATACTGCTCCGTGGCACGGCTTCCATGTGTTGCCTCACGGCTTATTTCCACTCTTGTGGTTTCGTTTCCACGTGTCTAGCGTCCCTGCCCCTGATTACCTTCTCAAGTCGGCTTTAGGGTAAATGTTGGCCGTTTGGTCTCATAAAAAATGATGCTGTAGAAGAGCTGGAAGTATTGTCTATGATTAAAGCTGCTCTTTAGCTGACCTCAGGGGGCTGTTTCAGTTCCAGGTTCAAAGCCTACCTCAGCGTGACAGTCTTGGGGTTCTTCGAGGCTCTGGTGAGTCAAACGTGTGGTGGCAGCCACAGACCAGCTTAGTGGTTCCCTGGGGCAGAGGAAGGGGACACAGGGAACTTTGGGGAGTGGTGGAAGGCTCTGTAGCTTTGATCGTGGAGGCTGTTACAGAGAAACCACCTGAAAGGCTACGCTAAACGGTGTGTTTTACTCTCTAAAAATCGCACCTCATTACGTTGATGTGAAAAAAGCTTCTAAATTACACCCAACATTTATTTAACATAATACTGTCATTTACCAAATGAATCAGTGATAACATTTGCAAGATTAAGTCTAGCTCGATGTGGAAATGCCAcaaagtgaactgggctttacctcaaattcCCCTGCAGCTCCCCTGTACTTAAGTCTGAAACTCGCTCGTGTGAAACGAAGAAGTAGGACATGGCTACCCCAAGGCGATAGAACTGTAGGTGGCTGAACTGTTGCTttggatctcttgccttgagggtgcccagtgaatggtggcccGGGACTCCCATcaacttactattttaatgcctccTTTGCATTAGGATGGCATAgcttaatctggtaggcatggtccTGCAGATGcgaatgaatattattggaagGTCGGTCCTTTCCCCAACCCCCACTGTttgtgtgtaaatagtgtccaatcaCTTGAGAACTTAGTCTGCACAGgccaataattcatgtattgcggTTTgttgtcctgttgttgttgttgttaggggcaatTGAGTGGGGCCTGACTCGATGCTGTGCAATTGACCTGTGCATAACAGAGCATCCTTGTGAGCGTACCTGTGCTTGCACCCATGGTTGTAGCCATGGTGTTAATCCCTCTCCTTTCAGGCCTcatcttcttatttttaaaaatcattttattgggagctcgtcttgtggatccagtggcagtgtaagcatctcagcgctggcaggggtttccacgtggcttctccaggtccagggctctggctgcatcagggtaggtccatgtggcttctcctcagaaatgtctcacagggagtgatcagagagagaaagtgcctccggcctccaaggaggaaatacaggagctcccagaatcctcaggagaaggccaggcccacagagaggcctcattggctatgacccgatagacagactagactccaccctttcactcttaatcctctcaagtctcaaattgacaccagattatgtaactaccaagagGGAACGGTATCAGAGCTAGTAACAGTAAGTAAAAGAAAGTATTGTAAAATtggctgtggtgatgattgtacaagccTTAACATTGAATTAGAATTGTATGATGTGAATGATTCACTAGTAAAGTTGTTCTAAAATATTGTCTAGTTATCCAACGAATGACCTGTTTTGCTACATAGTAtataaggtcgccatgagtcagagagGAGTTGATGGCTCCTAACaccacccctggtggcatagtggttatgttaggtttctctctccggcctaaatttcaacctcagtccttggctccacgtgagaaagatttcacgccgaagccgggttcgtgatccaagtgaatttaatgaaagttcaaagaagcatcaggttttacgcggcacccataggattcctttgaccatgcggcctggcagagactgctccgggtcacgcaaggatctctcccctcccacgaagaccaccagaccgcacaagcaagccaagaccaagagaccctcctctcccttccagtccctgccttttcaagggttcctgggtgaggtgtggtgaacgaccccaggtcgatcccattggctgaattgcagtcacctggcccaggtgggctgctccaggtgtaacgcccatctgggcccaccggcggcgggaaaatccagctttgtcctttgctggctttcctgggcatgcgtaaatggacttcccaattccctaggctaagctacctaacagttacaccagttgctctgcgggaggaagacggagaaagctttctgctcccgaaaCGAGTTAGTCTCgggcacccacaggggcagtggtaCACAGTCACCAAGAGTCAAGAgtttactcgatggcagtgagggggttTCTATTCGTTTTCATAGAGGGAAGCATCCAACGAAGTCTCAAAATGCAGAACAGAGAAAGCGTATCCAAATGTGCGCTACTGGCTTGGGCCAAATCGTCTTCCAGTGTCTGTCTGCGCTGCAGCCACCCTTTGACGCCAAGACCGCGGAAGACCAGCCCGAGCCGGAAGTGTGGCGCGGCACCGGAAACTCAGGACGTGTTTATGCCTCACTTCCGGCCGGCTCACAAACCGGGCGCGAGACTTCGGCCTCCGCGAGACTTCGGGCTCCGCCAATCAAGAAGAAGTGAGGCGGAAGTAGAGGGGCAAACAGGAAGTGTGGCAGTTTCCCTCCTGGGTTCCGGCAGTTGCCATGGCGGCCTACGAGCAGGTCCAGAAGGGACCCCTGAAGTTGAAAGGCGTCGCAGAGCTCGGCGTAACTAAACGGTGAGGCCCGTTGGACCCCGTCCCTTGTCCCCCTGAGGCTTTTCCCGGGATTCCGGCTGTTGCCTCCTAACCTGCCCGCATCCCTATTTCCTGccccaggaagaagaaaaagaaagacaaagacaaGGCGAAACTCCTGGAAGCGATGGGAACGAACAAAAAGAACGAGGAGGAGAAGCGACGCGGCCTGGACAAGCGGACCCCGGCCCAGGTGGCCTTCGAGAAGATGCAGGAGAAGCGGGTGAGGCGGGCGGGCTcagtgggaggggcagggcaCGGGAGCCGGGTTAGGAGTCCGCGCCGGACCCTCGGCGAGGGCAGGCAGCTGAGAAGACCCCGATTCTGGAGAGGGGATACTTTGTGAGGGaatgaggaagggagaggaaactgaggcagcttCAGCCCAGGAGGCCCCACCGGCCTGAGTGGACCACGGAAGGGCCAGTCAGAGGTAGAAACCGGGCTTGGATCCCAGCACCGTCGCTGAGCCGCCAGACCAGTGGCTTTCTctcagtgcctcagtttcctcatggaTAGAGTCACCGTAGTGCCTTCTCCTGTGAGTTGAAGTAACGCACTTGATACTAGGTTTGGGCACAAGTAAGTGCCCGGCGGGTACTTCACTGTCGTTAAGTCACCACGTGCTGTTTGCACAAGTAATTTGCTGTCCAGGTTCAAATGTGTTGTGTCTGAAGGCCTCGGTAAGCCTTTCCTGTGGGAATTTAACCCAGTTTGGAGGGTGGGGAAGGTGCAAAAGAGGTGAGTCACTTCGAGCAGGCTGGTTATGTTGGGGGAAAGGAATGTTCAGCCTAGGTCAACCAGGGGGATTCAGCCCCCGGCACAGACCCTTGATGATGTCTGGAGGAAGTTGTCACAGctgcagtggggtgggggctctTGATGTCTTGTCTGTTGGGAGAGGTCAGGAATGCTGGAGAGAGTCCTGTGCACAAGATGAGCCTCACCCAGAGAATGATCCAGAACCAAATGCCAACAGTGTTACGGTAGAGAAGCCTTGTGTTAAAAAACCAGGGAGAAACTTGAGCAGGACCCCTGTTCTAAGCATAGGGCAGAATGAATTCCTGATGCCTTAGTTGAAACAGACCTGGGGGATCCTCACACCTCTGGGCCTCGCACACACAGCCCAGCCCCTCCCCATGTGTGGCTTTACATACGTGCAGCATCTTAGTGTCTTTTACAGGAGCTGCttctgttaggtgccagtgagttggttGTGACCCGCAGGGCCCCTGTGTATAGCAGGAACGTAAcatgcccggccctgcgccagcctcacagtcaCGCCTGTTTGGTCTCATTGTTGCGGTCATTTCGTCAGTCAGTctagttgagggtcttcttttcagTTGACTCTGCATGCCAAGCATggaatccttctccagggacgggtctgtcCCACTGACGTGTCCacagtaggtgagacaaagtctctcaccCTTCTAAGGAGAGCTTCTTCCCACACAGATTGGTTGAGGCTTCTGGCAGCCTATATGGTATCTTCGATATTTCTtcatcaacatcataattcaaaatgTATcgtttcttcagtttttcttacTCATCTTCCTGTTTTCACACGCATAGGAGGCGCTTCGGTCAGGcactcctcaaagtgacatctactATTTAAAAGAAGTTCTGTGAAGTACATCTACCCATTACATACATTGTTGGTgtcttggctgttgcttccatgggcattgattgtggatccaaataaaatgaaatccttcacaatgtcattattttctgtttatcatgatgtccatTGGTGCAGTTTtgaggattccccccccccctattttACATTAagttacaatccatactgaaggctgtggtcaTTTATCTCGATCAGTAATTGTTTCcggttctctttgctttcagcaagtctGGTTGAGTTATCtgaatattgcaggttgttggtgagtcttcttccagtcctgatgagtatggtgaaaggatacagccccgaCACTCGCTTTGGTCACTTTTAAACCActcagtgtccccttgttctgttccaactactgcctcttggtctgcacGAACACAACTAACTGTTCTGGAATCTCgtttttctcaatgttatccctAGTTTGTGatgagccacacagtcaaatgccttggcatatgcAATGGGACTGAAGTAAACATctgtctggcattctctgcttttaacCAAGATCCTGTTGATGTCCATGTCTGATTCCAGCTTGAAATCCTTTcagctccctgttgatatacGGCTGCAAGCataattcagcaaagttttacttggtgTGATGTTCAGTAATTTCCACATTCATTTGGGTCACCCTTCCTTGGCATAAGCAGAAATATGAATACTTGGCCAAGTGGCCATCTTCAAAATTTCTTGAGACAGACAAGAGAGTCCCTCCAGTGCTGTATTGGTTTGTTAAAACATTCCCATTGGTAGTCTTGGCAATTCCCGGAGCTTTGTTTTTTTCTACAGCATCTTAGTCTTCCTTGCATACCTGATCATATCATTATACTGCCTCCTAAAATGGTTGAACAGATAttactttttggtacagtgactctgtgtagtctgcccatatttctttcttttttttttttttaggcttacatgactttttttttttttaacattttattaggggctcatacaactcccatcacaatccacacatatacatacatcaattgtataaagcacatctgtacattccctgccctaatcattttctttttttttccttttctttttttacattttattaggggctcatacagctcttatcacaatccatacatatacatacatcaattgtataaagcacatccgcacattccctgccccagtctgCCCATATTTCAAAGCTCCCTTTATAGGTTaatgttttgcccatagaatccgtCAATAGTGCAGCTCAAGGCTTGAATCTTTTCTTCAGTtcgttcagcttgagaaatgttgagtgtgttcttccgtttaggttttctaactctaggtcttagcACATTTCATGATGATGATGAAAATGATATATGTTCTCAGGCTGCCCTTCACAtttttctgttcaggtcttttactTCACTATTTCGTTCAGTCGATGTAACTTTATAACTGGTGCTCAGTGGGATCCCTGAATTCAAGTTTGCTCATCCAGTGTGCTTCTGCCTCCA
Proteins encoded in this window:
- the FAM32A gene encoding protein FAM32A — encoded protein: MAAYEQVQKGPLKLKGVAELGVTKRKKKKKDKDKAKLLEAMGTNKKNEEEKRRGLDKRTPAQVAFEKMQEKRQMERILKKASKTHKQRVEDFNRHLDTLTEHYDIPKVSWTK